The Pyrus communis chromosome 8, drPyrComm1.1, whole genome shotgun sequence region ATTTGGCAGGTTGGAATATCATATCCATGATCAGGACATGTAGAAACATGTGGTTTTCCTGGACCAAGAATTCCTGCACTGGAATTTGAAAAACCAGAATCGAGTCTATTATTAGAATTATAGTTGTTTCTgcctcttcttctcctttgatGGAAATGTACCTTCCATTATCATTAGAAGAGCCACCATTATAAGTACCGGTGCTGGTTGATCCACTAGGGGCCCGTTTGTTTGATAGGATTAAGgaggactggactggactggactataGTCCCTTGTTTGGTCTGCTGCAGGATTTGGTTTAATGAGATTAGGTGGGATTCGCTCGGATTAAACACCTCCTTACGAGGTCTTAACCAGGATCCCCGAAATTGGGCGGACTCGTAAGCCCAGAGAAAATCGCGAGGGTGACTTCCTGCTCGTCCTCCTTTCTCCGCTCTTTGTTTCACTCTCTcctactctctccctctctccttgcCCAGAACCCAGAATTATGAGACCTCATATCTGCTTTTCCCGTGCACATCTCTAGTTTATCGTCGAGCTCGCTGTCAAAAGGCAGTGCTTCTCCTCTGTTCAGATCCTCGACTTCGTCAACTCTCAATATCGTTCTCGACCATCACCTTCATCCGCCGGGACATCGTCGGCAAACTCCACGATGCCAGCCAAAACCCAGAAGACAAAAAATACCAATCTGCCAAAACCCAAATGAAATTCAAAAGCTTGTGAAaagtttaggaaaaaaaaaaaaaaaaacccatatgaCAAATCAGAAGCttttgttgagaattaatgaaaaaaaaaatggaatttgaaGATGAGGGAGAAAGTGGTGAAAAAGAATGGTGATGAGGGAGAAAGTAAAAAGAGAGACACAGAGGCAGTTGGACGGGAAGGAGGAAAAAATGGAGAGCATTCTAGAGAGAAAGGGTGCTCTAgaaaggtaaaagaaaaaagaaaaagaaaaaaatgtaaaagatagaattaaatattattatttttattattttagtttttaatccgATAttacaccaaacgcttcactaagttagtccagcttaATCCCTAAAATTAGTCCAGTCCGAtttagtccggtgcaacaaacgcaccctaggAGTATAGTTCTATATTTGAGATTGATTATACCCTTCTCCTAACATCAAAGCCTTTCCTTTGTCTTTTTGCTCATTTGCCATCATTGCAGACACAAAGGTTTCACTCATAGAATTATTTTCAACAACAGCTTCTTCTGCTAATAGCTGGGACCTAAAATCCTTGGGTGAAATGACATTATCTCTCCTACTTATAACTGTTCGAAAAGTATTATACTCAGCAGGCAAGCCTTTAAGTGCCAAAATTACAATGTCATCATCTTCAAAGTTCACTCCTGCAGCAAAGAAATGATCCCTTACATCCTTGACTCTTTGAAGATATTGAGATACTGAATCAGAACCTTTCTTTATATTCTGCAACTCAATTTTCAGCTGAAAAATACTAGCTTTCGTGATTGTGGAGAACCTATCCTTTAAATTAGTCACATATCATGAGAAGTGAGACAACCAATGACACAAGACATGGCTGTGGGAGATAGTGTAGCAATGATCAACTGCATGAGAGCGCGGTCATGCATTTTCCAAATATGAAACTCCTCAGTTTCAACACCTTCAACATCCGAATCATCTTTAAACCGAGTAGGACATGGATGAATGCCAGCAACAAAGTCAAAGATACCATGACTTTGAAGAAGTAATCGAATTTGATAGTTCCATACAAGATAATTTGTATCATCAAGCTTCACAGTAACTGAATTAGAGACATTCGTAATGAGATTCGTGATCGGAGATTGTACAATCTGTAATTGTGCAGCAGTTACAATATTTGCAGACATAACTATGCAAGAATTTGAGAATTTGTGAAAAAGatcacaaaattaaagtttcagAAAGAAGAATCGTGCAAAATCACAAAGAATTCAACTTGTAGAGATCTTGTAAACTGACAGCACTCCAAACAGATCTTGTAAGAAGTAATTAATCGAACACTTGGTGTGCACAATCATGCATATACTTCACAGAACAACTTCGCAAATACACAAACGCACAGAGCTatggagagagaaaagagagtaGAAATTCACACCAGAACAGATTGATCAGGAATGCGGAAGCAAAAAAGCAACTCAGGATCGAGAAATCTTCATCCCTGGTGAAGATACCATGTCAGAATACAAAGAGATTCTTGTTCATCATATGTGTTCttcatagagagagaaagattcGAGAGAATAACAGTTTTAAAGAGAGAAGGGAATTATATCTTGTATGTATTGAATCAATCATCTGAGTTACAATAGCTGCACATATATATAGACAAGGTTATCTTAGTCACTAAGCAAGCTAAATACTAATAACAAACTTAACTACTTAGCACCCTAATCTACGTACACTTGTCAATATCTGAAGCATCTAATACATTTTTACACATATCACAACTGGGAATGATAATGTTGGTTAAGGTATCTCAAACGTTTGTTTCTCCAACGGTTTGCACAATCTTGTTTCGCAGATAAAGACCATCGAACTTTGGTCCTGTAAGCCGTAGAAAAACCTCCTGTAAATAGTTTCCTGCTAGCCTCTTCAACTTTCTAAAATTCTTCAAGAAGATGTCATATGTTTCtcttattcttttttgtttaattttgggaaaaaaaaacaataagtaTTAGATTTACCACGAGAAAACCCTCTTGAGAGATAGGGGTTCCCTAGTCTGTTTCTCTCATTCTTtgttgttttgtgtcttaaaaGCAATGTTGTAAAAGGCGAAGGCGTAGCCGAGGCGTTTCATGAATAGCCCCGCCTAAGCGAAAGCCTTGAGCCATGAGGCGAAGCCTTACGAGACGTAAATAATTAGGGATTGCTGTgggttatttaaaaaaaaaaaaagatttggacAAAATGACGTCGTTCTGCCCAAGTCTTAAAGAAAAATCATTCGTCTTCTACTTTGCGATCATCTTCTTCGTGAAAACGCTGCTGTCGCaactggaaagaaaaaaaatagagggCAGGGCCTTAGAGGCCTAGCCTTCAACTTCGAGGGGTCCCCATAATATTTCAagcaaggttttcagccacctCAAAGGTGCACCTCAACCACGTCTAGGCGAGCTGAAGATTGCGATGCTTCAATTTcagattatagattgttgaatcctaaAAGACAGACGCCTAacaaactacaagcacaagagtatgGGCAAAATTATGTCTTTAAAACaatgcatttatgcaagcctcaatctctaCGTTCGTCTATTTTTCTTACTTTCTCCctaattgtttatattaatcttgtACACAATCGATGTTGTGATtctctttatgattattatcattggaattcTTGTACTATTTCCATATTTTCTATTATTGCTCCAACAATATATACGTACCTTGGCTCCTCCGCAAGATTGGGTGGAGGGAAGAATTTTGGAGCCtcttcaacaaaaaattcaacGATTTTATTTGCTGCAAAAAGAGGTTTGTTTTTTTCATCTGGTTTGGTGAGCATGGCTGTGATAAGGCCTCCCATGCTGGTTCCGGCACTGAAGTCGAAGTAGTATGCAATCCTTGCATCTTCCCCATCcaatttcttttgaaattttcatgcaCACAGATGCGAGGAACAATATCAGTAGCAATCAAGGTTCTAAatgacgctaggcgctagtcgggcagcAGGGTGAGGCCTAGTGTCCAGGCGGCTAGGCGGATTTAAGCAAATATATTATATGTtataaataagtgcctatttatactttaaaatgacacataattgtattaggatacataaattgcaaaataaattatatataaattataaagtattcaAATATATTGAGAACATGAAGAGCAAACATATAATGATTGTTTATTcgagtattcaacaagtcttttacatttattgaaaaaataaattgcaaaatgaaagttatcaaaTTTCTGTGTAAGTGAGAGTCGCGACCTAGACGGATGCCCAAGCCCGCTAGGCGAACACCTAAGCAGATCTATCATTTTCAAACGTCTAGGAATTAATCGGGGAGGTGCCCAACCGTCTAGCACTTAGGCAATGCTAGATGGGGATTTTAGAACAGTGGTAAAAATTTGGTACATAATTAAAGAACATATTCAAGTTAGGAAGAACTAAGAATAAAAGGCCGGAACAGGGACAATATAATAACCTGGAGTTCGGATTCAAGACAGTCAAGTATGGTTGCCGGATGATGCCTCTCAGTCCTCCTCCGTCAATGCTGAGAATTGTTGTATATTTTCCACGATTAAATGCTGCCATTGTTGTCTGAGAAACTAATGTAGTTGGGAGTAATGGTATATGATGACCCTTATAATAAGGAGAGCGAAAGGAGAAAGCATTTAATAGAACCCTAATCAGACGTGTAGTGGATGGATGAAGCAAGTATTGACCTCTTTGAGAAGCTTTCCATTATCAAACATGTAGTGGATGGATGGATGAAACGAAGTATATCTCTTTGAGAAGCTTTCTTTTATCAAACATGTAGTGAAGAAATGGATGAAACGAAGTATATATCTTTTTTAGAAACTTTCCATTACCAGACGTGTAATAGATGGATGGTTGAAGCGAAGTATGTATACCTCTTTGAGAAGCTTTCCTATAGTAATAACCTTTATATGATTTAAGCCTTCATCTCTTTGAGAAAAATTCCAATCATCCGTTTAGGCATTTGTGCAATGATTGACGAATAGGCTCTCTCTTTTCGTGTCAATTAAGGCATTAATTATGCAATGATTAACGAATAGGAAAGCATCTCTCTTTTCATGTTAAAGTATTAATAACTAGGAGCGGGCACTCGTCGGGCCGGATCTACAATTGAAGGGATTGGACTGGATCTGTTTGAAAATAAAGCGGGACAGATCAGGCCATgtaatagaaaattaaaattagattCAGACTTAATCCAACGTGTTTGAAACGGGCTAGTTCCCACAAGTCCACGGGtccaatttggtttttttttttacttttctaaattTGTGTACGGACTCAGAGAGGTCTGTGTACTCTAGAGGATGAAATAAATCACTTCTTATCCAACGTGAGCGTGGTTAATGGATCAAGATTGCTATATTTGCAAGGGACACATTCGCAATGCTATGTCTGATGACTAGTTCGATCTCTGCCATTATAATTATTCATGGTGATGTAAGTGACTAGGTTTTGTCTTCAATCTTTAAAGGATGAATACTTAACTCGGCGAATATTTCTTCTGTCTTGGCTTAAAATGTTAATGTCTTTACTCTTCAGTTAATACAAGACCgtcatattaaaaaatataccAAAGTCCAAAAGCAATAATCAGAAAGACGAATGGCTGCAATGCGCCCAATAGATATAGAGTCCCTTTGAGGAATACAAATTACCCTGCCTGCAAGAGCAtataataaaaaggaaaaactaacgaaaatgacttgaaaactttgagttttaacaaaaatgataaaaacgtgttgtaagtgaataatatcataattgattttttagaataaaaatgtgatttttcattaaagtgaacagtaccgaaagtatttcgttaaaactctcataataaaaaggACATGAATCATGAACAAGTATATCAATACATTCATGCTTCTACTACTGCACAATCTTTCGTGTAATATGATTATAGCACACATCAAGAAAATGTTGCCATCACAGTCAAAAAGCAATAATCAGAAAGAAGAATGCGAGAAAGAAGAATGCGAGAAGGAAGAATCATCGCTCTGAAAAAATGATGGCACAAATCATCAGTCTGAAGAAATGCTTCTTAACGATTCATGTATGAAAAATGGTAATAATTCACTTACAGGATTATATTGGGTTTATCTCCAGTTAAGCttccgtttgatcacttttcTAATACAATCCTTAACAATGAAACCTTACAATCTAAAAGCTTAAATTTTATACTTAATTAGTGTAGCCTTGTTAATAGACAACTGATTTTTTACAATGAGATATTCTATTCTAAACTATTCTATTTTCTGAGCAATATAACGTCATCTAACCTAAAGGAAATTTTGTATAGAAACATATGTATTCTACAATTATAACATGTAAAAAGTCCACctcataaaattaagaaaatatatgacACTAAGAGATAAAGTGAAGTATATATCCTTTTGAGAAACTTTCCTTTATTAGACGCGTAGTGGATGGATGAAGCGATGTATACATTTCTTTGAGAAGCTTTCCTTTATCAGATGTGTAACGGATGGATGGATGAAGCGAAGTATATATCTCTTTAAGAAGTTTTCTTTTATCAGACATGTAGTGAATTGATGGATGAAATATACCTTTATAGAAATCCAACCATGAACATATAACAAAAATGACAAAGAACATTGGAAAATTAGTTGCCCTCTCAAACTTACCAACCAAAAACTGCCTTGCTCCCCTGTTCTAAACACTCATCTACACTACCCTTTTTGCTCAAATACCGCTAACTTCATTGATACGATAATGACAACATATGAATACAATAACGACAATAATATTTTTAAGACAGTAAGAACAGTACATTGATAAGTATCGATATAATATGGAGTTGattataaattaaagcaaaatttATGAATTCATATCGACTATAAGTTAAGAGTATTttgtaacaattaaaaaatacGTTGCTAATTTGGATTGGTGtgtttgtacaaaaaaaaaaaaaaaaaaagaatgagttCCGGTACAGATTTTTGTGTCCAGAACCAACAAATTGAGAGATTTGGATcgttaagaaataaaaaaatatctacATCATTCAAGTTTTATATTTCTGTGAAGTAGACCAGTAAGATTAATTGACTAAAATAAGCTGGAAAATTGAAATCGAGTGATTTGAATCACTCAACTTTTAAATTCCAGacaaaaaaatttggagtgAATCTCGATCCGTGAAATAGGTCAACTAATCTCAGCATCCAAAAAACATTCCAACGCATGGGATGACCTCATTAAGGAGAACACACGCGTTCCTAAAACGGTGCGCAAAAACTAAACCGAAAATgcgtactctctctctccctcccttccCAATTTCTGGGTTCTTCGTTTCTTAAATATCCGTACGATTTTCCTCTGTTTTTCGTACCCTTTTTTCCCCCTTCATCCTTCCAATTTTCGAATTAGGATTTGAACAATTCGCACAGAATCTAGGGAGGGAGATGGGTAGCCCAAAGAAGGATCAGAACAAGGGCTTCTTCGCAGCCATGAGTTCCGGCCTCTCCATGTTTGGCAACGCCATGCACCGATCCGTCGGCGggttagctttttttttttttcttcccttcttCCTCGTAATTCAATATTCCGCTTGAAATTATCTTCCTTTAGAGGTGATTCATGGCGGCGGCGTCGTCGTCGTCAAATCCTGATTGTTTGCTTAATCTTTTCTGTAGATGTACTCTTAATCACTTTTTGATTTGGGTTCCGTAATTGGATTGAGCTGTGACATTTTGATCTTGCATGCGAAGACTGTGATGTATTTGGTTATATGGGTTATTGATATGCAACTTTGTGAGTGAATTGTTGAATGGAGagttctgttttttattttcgcgGTTTGATTTGTAATTGTGAGTTTGAAGGGTTTTAGGAtgattagattagtttaaagaGACAATGTGGTCTTTGTATCAGCTCTTGAATTACTATACGAGTTAACTTGAGGTGGTGTTTTAATGAGCTGGTGAGACGGCTTGTGTGTGCGTTGGTGTTCGCGTGTGTAGTTATTTACAATCATCATCGTCCTACCAATTTAGATTTGTTTAAAAGTTTGGacatttaatttaaaactaaacaGTTCTTATTATAGATCTCTTAATTTAAATTATTCGAACAAAGAATTGCTTATTACTTGCTAGAGAAGGGTGCCTTGGATAGCACTCCATTAGTTACCAAAGAGGTAGTCTATGACTTGGAATAAAATtgtaatgaaatttttagaTATACCAAAGAGTGATCGTATTAATAGATTGGTTCTGTTTAGGGACGTGATTTTAACGTCTTCTGAATCTCTTATTGAGCCATTAATCAGACTTATGTATAACTTGCATGTTCATTATTGTTGTCCTCGTTATATTATGGGTGCTTTTTGTGTACGTTTTCTGCgctaatttcattttcttgtgtaATTTACTAATTGAGAAGAAGATGTCCGTGTCCTTATGAGATGTTATTATGCAGTGAGTTCTGCCAGTTGAGAATCTGGCTCTCTTGTCTCTTTTAGGTTGCTTGGTTATGAAGGGGTGGAAGTCATAAATCCAGAGGGAGGCAAAGAAGATGCAGAGGAGGAAGCTCAAAGAGGAAGATGGAAGCAGGAGGTATATGccattttcatgtttaattccAGAAATTAAAATGGAATCCTAGTTATCATTTTCTGGTTTAGTAAGCAATTTTATTGTTTGGGAAGgcttaatttttctgtttttatgcTTCAAATGTGAAATTATAATGTTCATTTTTAACTGACATCTCTTATACATCCTGACATATTGGCTTTCTGCATTTTTACTGTTTAAGGAACGAGACAGTTACTGGAGGATGATGCAGAAGTATATAGGTTCAGATGTAACATCAATGGTGACTCTTCCTGTACTTATCTTTGAGCCAATGACAATGCTGCAGAAAATGGCTGAGGTTTGTGAATATCTTTGCAGTGTTGTTATGCACATTGTATATATAGTCAAGTATGGTATAAATTGTGCATTGTCTGTGACAGTTAATGGAGTATTCACACTTGTTGGATCACGCCGATGAATGTGAGGATCCTTATATGCAGTTGGTGTTTGCCAGTGAGTATACCTTtcatttgaacttttttgtGATTCACATGCAAGTATAACTGTTTGATGCATTACTTTTATGTTATCCGTTGCAGCATCATGGGCGATATCGGTCTACTATGCCTACCAGCGGACGTGGAAGCCATTCAATCCTATCCTTGGGGAGACTTATGAAATGGTTAATCACTCAGGGGTTACATTTATTGCAGAGCAGGTGAGCCTTTGGGGGATATCACTGTCTTACCTATGTTAGTTGTCCTGAGTATGAGCTTTTGAGTGTTTGAGGTCGTTAGACCTTTGTCCCACTCAATAAGCAATAGTACCATCTTCTTGGATAAGCTTGATATTAGAACTTCTCCAAAAAGACCCTTTCTCCGAGAACTTTGCAAAATATCTTTTACGCTAAAGCTATTTTTATGTCTAGTAATCTTTTATCGTATTTCGATTTTCGAGTACTTCATTGTTAgttttttcttgcattttcttcTGTCTTCCGTTTAAGAAGTAATGTTAAATGATTCATCATATATCATTGTTCCAGGTGAGTCATCATCCACCAATGAGTGCTGGGCATGCAGAAAATGATCATTTCACTTATGATGTGACATCAAAACtgaagactaaatttttaggGAACTCTGTTGATGTTTACCCTGTTGGAAGGTAGTACACAggtttcttggtttttttaacaaatatttaGTTATGTATGTGTTTTATGTTCTCCCAACAATATAGTTTACATTTTTGGATGCCATTACCTTGTGTGAATAGAAGGGTTTTCTAATCTTCTGTTTTTTAATGATTTCTAAAGCCAATTCTTTGTGTGAGCTTAAACTGGTTACGCATTGCTATTATAATAGTATTTTTTATGGCCACTCAATACACATATCAACAAAATAGATGAACtgtttttgaattatggatataTGTTATATCATTTCAGTTTTGTTGATTTGTACTTCTGTTGATGCATATGGTTagctttttgaaattttattactatcatgtacttttttttatcatcatcGCATTTTCCTATTTCTTGGTCATCCTTTGAAGCTTGAATCTTGGTAACAATATTTATATGTTGTTTACAGAACACGTGTGACTCTTAAAAGAAATGGTGTAGTCTTAGATTTAGTGCCACCTCCCACAAAGGTAAACAACTTGATATTTGGCCGGACATGGGTTGATTCACCAGGAGAGATGATTATGACCAATCAGACGACTGGGGACAAAGTTGTGCTATATTTTCAGCCATGTGGCTGGTTTGGGTATGGCTTCAAATGTCTCTATAAACTAATAAGTGAAGACGGCTGCTTCATTCTAAATGATTCATTGGATCCCGCTGTAAATAATCTATTCCAGTATAATCAAGTAAAATTTGCGAAACTTTGTTACACTTTCATGACTTCCATCAGTAGCGCCCAAAATTAGAGCATACGACGATCTCTAAGTAGTTATCCATGTCCTTTCGTCTCACTTGTCACCTGCTAGTGGTGTACAATTAAAAGTTGTATTTGGTTGCAGAGCTGGCCGCTATGAAGTGGATGGATATGTTTATAATGCTGCTGAGGAACCTCAGATACTGATGACTGGGAAATGGAATGAGTCAATGAGTTATCAACCATGTGATTTGGAAGGGGAACCCCTTCCAGGCACAGAATTGAAAGAGGTTACTCATGGACTCTGTCTTTGTTGTATAATTTGGTTTGTTATTGAAATTTTGTTCTAATATTTCTAGTCATTGTGCTGTGGAAAGGGTGAAATCTGTGGCCTgggcattattattttttctgatACAGTCAGTTAAGTTTAGGGTAGTGCTATTCGCACACCTCTTCTTACCTcccacacacccttgttaatttttgtccattgatcttcttcaattcattcgatccgacggccggaaattgagaggggtgtgcgagaggtaaaaataggtgtgtggatagcaccaccctaagTTTAATCTGCAACATGTGCATTTACTTTTCTTGGATTTAAATCACACACGTACACAGGTGCGCGTGCACGCACACACaggaatatatatatgtatgactGTAATTAAGAGAATTTGATGCAATTATTTCTTGGATGACCCATAGTGTATAATTAGTTAAGAGtgatgctagggagactaaatttgtagaaaagtttgtaaactaaataacgtCGAAGTTGATGagtggattattaattaaacattgataaacgtgctcattttctattggttagtttgcaaatttagtctacaaatttagtctccctagcattactcaattAGTTAAAGACAACTAGCTTCCCACCAGAGTGGTGTAAAGGCTTGTTACTTTTCGTGCTTTGTGAAAGTCTTCACTAGTATTTGTATGTCGGGTTTCAGCTGCGTCCTTTGGTACAGAAACAACAGTTTCAAGAAGATGATGATTAGTTTGTTCACTAGGCTCTCTTTCCAGAACATTGTTTTTTACTGGATCAGACCTCGtatgattttaattaattttctgggTAAAAATACTGAATAGCATACATTTATTTTTCTGCAGGTTTGGCACGTTGCTGATGTTCCAAAGAACGACAAATTTCAGTACACATATTTTGCGCATAAACTAAATAGCTTTGACACCGCTCCTAAAAAGTTTTTGGCATCAGACTCTCGTTTGCGGCCGGATAGATATGCACTTGAGAAGGGTGATCTATCCAAATCTGGTGCAGAAAAAagcaggtctctctctctcaaaaaaaaaaaaaaaaaaaaggatttagtGTTATTTCCATTAAGGAATCAGATGGTGATGTTCTTTTTAATGGGCTTCCATCATTTGTTTGTTTCAGTTTAACATAACCGGTCATCATGCATGCATTGAGTCTAATGTTCCCCCAAAAAGCTGATTGTCCCTTTGTTACCCTATTTTTCTTTCAGATTGGAGGAGAGGCAGAGAGCTGAAAAGAAAGAACGAGAGGCCAAGCATCATCAGTTTACACCAAGATGGTTTGACTTGACTGAGGAAGTTACACCTACACCTTGGGGTGACTTGGAAGTCTATCAATATAACAATAAATACACTGAACACCAAGCCGCAATTGATAGCTCTGACTCGATTGATGTGGTTGATGTTACATCAATTGAATTCAACCCATGGCAGTTTGGTAACCTGTCTGCAGAATGAGGTATACCCACCTTCGTGTTAGCTTATTGGATTTTGCTGCTAGTTCGGGAACATTTTCGCTTGTGGAAGCAGTCTGTCTTCTGTTGGCATGTGTACATTGTTGTATCCCGTTCCATAATTCTTTTCCGGTTGATCCTTGCTCTTCTTTGTTCCTTTCCCctccccccaaaatttttcctGTTTGTTACCAAGATCTTCTAATCTACAAAAGAGAGAAGCAAAGACGTGGAAAAGGTTACATGAGTCTCTGGTAAATGTTATGATATCGCGGTGATGCATTGCCAGGTCTTCTGACGTGCGGTAGAAACAGCTATGTCCATGGAGCAACATCACTGCCCTGAGCCTCGAGTAAGAGTTGGTGTTATGTCATCTTACTGGGTGGTGGTTTCACCCTTCCCTTCTAGACATGGACcatgtttcttcttctctcttcatTTAGTTGATGCACATCGCTTTACGGACACCCGAGTTGGGATAAGAAATACACTAGTTTACTGTACAAAAATATGAATCATTTTTTTCCCCTTTGGTTTTGTTTCCCCTTCTCTTAGTTATCTATATGCTCTAAGGGGGTGGTGTATGGTTACTTAAAATTTGAAACCttcattttcatgttttgtgAAATGTTGATCATAGTGAATAGAACAAAGGAAAATAATTCTTCAATTTAGGACCAATATAATCGAATTCATCATGGTTCTCTTCTATGATTTAGCAGGATAACTCTCACACCAGATCAGACCAGTGTGAAGTGTGGTGTCACATGGAATCTCATGTTCTATGAGAAGTACTTTATGTATGATGTGGTCGTGCCTCCTACCCAAGTCATTCCACCAAAGTTCGTTGGGTATTCCTCAAGTATTTTGTTCTCACCCAAGCTTGCGCTAATCGCACCTGGTGTGGGAGGACTAACACGAAAGGGTTCATTGCAATAATGGCGTATCCTAGTTCAATAATGCAATGTTATGTGTAAGTTTCTCTTCATATGATATTATATTATTAGACTAGAAAATCGTGCAATGGTGAACATGTTCTATGTTAATTGCTCTCCTGTGTGAAAGTCATCTTAATTAGGTAACCCAACCTAAATTAGAAAATTGTGCAATGGTGAACCTGTTCTATGTTAATTGCTCTCTTGTGTGAAAGTCATCTTAATTAGGCAACCCAATCTAAATTTCTTTGTGCATTCATTCCTCTTGGCTTGGAAAAACCATGGTTTACATCTGAAACTCAAATACCACAATGGCACCTTGGGCCCATGTTATCATGGCCCCCACATTCATTTCAAATCAAGGGCCCATGGGTCTTAATATAGTGATGTCCCCATCATTTATGGACCCTGGTGAAGAGATTCTCAAATTTTATGTCCCTCCCAATTTAACAAGTTTGACGGCTCCATCAACAACAGCTTTTCCGCCCCTTGCATTTAAAACTTCAAATGACCAAAAAATGGTATTTTCCCAAAACAATTGAATTACAAAAGAAATGTAATAGACAAAGAGTGGTGGTCCT contains the following coding sequences:
- the LOC137742474 gene encoding oxysterol-binding protein-related protein 3C-like isoform X1; this encodes MGSPKKDQNKGFFAAMSSGLSMFGNAMHRSVGGLLGYEGVEVINPEGGKEDAEEEAQRGRWKQEERDSYWRMMQKYIGSDVTSMVTLPVLIFEPMTMLQKMAELMEYSHLLDHADECEDPYMQLVFATSWAISVYYAYQRTWKPFNPILGETYEMVNHSGVTFIAEQVSHHPPMSAGHAENDHFTYDVTSKLKTKFLGNSVDVYPVGRTRVTLKRNGVVLDLVPPPTKVNNLIFGRTWVDSPGEMIMTNQTTGDKVVLYFQPCGWFGAGRYEVDGYVYNAAEEPQILMTGKWNESMSYQPCDLEGEPLPGTELKEVWHVADVPKNDKFQYTYFAHKLNSFDTAPKKFLASDSRLRPDRYALEKGDLSKSGAEKSRLEERQRAEKKEREAKHHQFTPRWFDLTEEVTPTPWGDLEVYQYNNKYTEHQAAIDSSDSIDVVDVTSIEFNPWQFGNLSAE
- the LOC137742474 gene encoding oxysterol-binding protein-related protein 3C-like isoform X2; translation: MMQKYIGSDVTSMVTLPVLIFEPMTMLQKMAELMEYSHLLDHADECEDPYMQLVFATSWAISVYYAYQRTWKPFNPILGETYEMVNHSGVTFIAEQVSHHPPMSAGHAENDHFTYDVTSKLKTKFLGNSVDVYPVGRTRVTLKRNGVVLDLVPPPTKVNNLIFGRTWVDSPGEMIMTNQTTGDKVVLYFQPCGWFGAGRYEVDGYVYNAAEEPQILMTGKWNESMSYQPCDLEGEPLPGTELKEVWHVADVPKNDKFQYTYFAHKLNSFDTAPKKFLASDSRLRPDRYALEKGDLSKSGAEKSRLEERQRAEKKEREAKHHQFTPRWFDLTEEVTPTPWGDLEVYQYNNKYTEHQAAIDSSDSIDVVDVTSIEFNPWQFGNLSAE